The Spea bombifrons isolate aSpeBom1 chromosome 4, aSpeBom1.2.pri, whole genome shotgun sequence genome segment ATGAGGGAAGAAGTCCCGGGTGCCCACAGAGTCCGGTTTCTTCTAGGTTTAAATCTCAGTCCTTAAAGCTGCTCTCACAGAACGCCAACAAAGCCATGGGATTTCTACAACCCTTTACGTCATACAACTAGGCGCAGGGTACATGGCTGGCGGCAGGTGCAGGGTACATCGCCGGCAGCAAGACGGTCCTTACCATCTCATTGGTTACCGGAAGCCGCTTGCGCAGAAGAGACGTTACAACCTCAACAATGGCGTCATGGAGTTTGGGGAAACGGAGTAGCTCCTGAAGAaagacaaaaacacaaacaaacatgacatataaacacacacactatttagTAGATAATGCCTTCTCGGTCTGACAGGGTACCTGGGTACTGTAATTGCTGCAGTGCTGGATGATCCGCTGCATTTCCTCGTGAACCAGCTCCACGCAGCGTAAGCTCGGCTCCTCCAGACGCTTCACCTGTCTCTTCACCAGCAACTCAAAAGAAACCTCCGGCACAAAGAGAGCCGGCCTGGGGCCCTGACCGCGCATGGAGAACGGGGAACAAAATCAGTCGCTGTCAATCCCTTTGTAGGAAAGTATTTATTCCAGCAAacactttttctaacttttaaacTGTACAGATAACAGAGGGCAGCACAGAATtgttttatgacatcatgttctgttatattttagtatgaaaaatatatgtaatcaaGATAATGGCATCAGGGAACGTACTGTATTTTTGGTAAATATACAGTTTTCTTCTTCTGAACATATTACAAAGCTTAGCACAtagtaaaggggggggggaattataaataaaaaaatgtgtatatatatatatatatatatatatatatgtatatgtatattaatatataaatatatatgtaaataactaTGTGCGGACCCACCGTTGCATTTCTGATGGCTGTCAAAATGTCAATTGTGGTCAGACCCCCAAGCGGATCGACAGACTCCAGCGTCCTTCCGAAGGTTTCGTGGAATATGTAGCAGATCCTCGCTCCGCCGCACCTGCGCAGAATGACAGCATATTAGATTATACAGCGGATGAAACAAAATTAACTTGGAATGGGGAAACAAACCCTCCTTGGACCCCCCGTGTCCAAcccatattataaataaatcattatggAAACCAGTACTCACAGCTCAGACGTTTCGATGTATTTCGCGGTCCCCTCGATCGTGTTGCAATATTCTGTTGCAAACTTTGTGATGAGCTGCAGCAGCGTGGCGCTCTTGTCCTCCACCGGCTCGCCGTAGCTGTTGAGTAGCGTCTGGTATTGAGCGGCCAAAACATTTATCCGGGTCTTCAGCTCCGGCAAACAGTCCCTGATGTGATGCATCAACAGCCTGCCGGCATGAAAACGCAAttaatttacatacaaatacctaaCAAACAATACACCCAAAAGTGACCCATTTACTCATTGAGCACTGGAAGTCTGAATGTCGTCCGGTTTATGGATTAAATTCCTTTTTGGGCTTTCTTACCCCAAACCACCTGCAAGCAGCCAAAAATCTGATATTAAAGTGCCGGCGAGTAATGGAGCTTTCCGAGTCACTTTACTGATCTACAGACATCTCGATCTGCAAGTTTATCTTGGAACGGAGAcgagtagagaggcagagcgccATCTTGCAGCGATGTATTACAGGACGCGCAGTCTGATCTAGAGACCTGAAATCAGCTCCCCAGAGAACCCTCATGGAGAATGATATCACAGCACATCAATGCTCGGTTACAGGAACGTGCCCTAGGACCTCTCTCCCATGATGCTCTGCCAGGGGCTGGGTAACAAGATGCCTGCCCCCGGCAGGTTTATTCACAGCAAACCCGTCACCGGCAGTACCTGTTCAGGGTGCGCGCCAGGTATTTGGTTCCGTTTCGGTTTGCTAGAGACGGGTATTTCTTTTGGAGGAAGCCGTGCTCGTCTCGGATCGAGTCGGCCACGGTCTTTTTGTTGTTGATGTCCAGCTGACTCCTATTAAcagcaaaaacatttaaacgTAATCagaatgcaaattattttacgTACAAGAAGTACCTAGGAATAAAAACGTGTAGCCTGCGGAAGCTCAGCAGATAACAGTTTAAAGCTCAGAAGGGCCAAGTCCTGACttcttgtttaatgccattGGAATTGCAAAGAGATTATTTATGGGGTTAGGACCCAAAGAAAGTTTAAGTGACCCACTCAGCATTTAAGCTAATGGCTGGAGCGTCTAGGAAAACTCCCAGTGCCACAATCAGCAGGAAccttccactggttgctatggtgactgcaccCTCGGTGTTATCTCCCAGCTGTCACGTCTCCTTCCATACCTGTTGACCACGCCGATAATGCCAAGCTTCACCGGAATCACCCTTCCAAGGAGAACGTCCATGGCGTCCGTTCCAGCGTCCATGAGGTCGAGCTTCGTTATAACGGCAAGCGTTCTCCGACCTGATCGGAAGAGGTGAAACGCGCCGTCACAAAACCAATACAGATGCCCAGAACCGAGGTGAGAAAGCTTTGCAGAGAGGACTTATTTAACGGCACAAACATGAAATTATTACTTTAGACTTGGATATTATACacatctaataaataaaataataataataataaagtgaagtAAACGGAAGTATATTCAGGTCTGCAATGGGAATAAACCCAACATtaaatgtctattaaaaaacacattaaaagttTCTCTATACTGCCTGAAATTTAGATTTAGCTTCAACACACAATTTCCCTTTAGAAACCTTCTTCGCAGACATCAAAGCCTTCTGGATTGTTCTGTGAAATCGATGGGAGTAAAAATAGAAGCCGTTTACCCAACAGAAAGCTTTGATCTGCGTATATATCAGAGCGGACGCGTCCGACCTTCACGCCTCTTCGTCACTTACCGTCCGGATCCGACTCCCGAGCGATTTTTAGCGCTTCGGACGTCGCCATGTCTGTATTAGCAGCCGTCACCGCCAGGATTATGGAATTGGGATTACCGATGTAGCGATAAATTAATTCTCGGATTTGGACCTCAATGTCTTTGGGCTGGTCGCCGACGGGTACCTAGACAATCCAAGGCGAGAGGAGCATAAAGAGAATTGGATTTacattaaaagacaaaaaacaaaacaaaaaaaacacaaataaaaaagacaaaaacacacaactGTCAGGGTTGCCTTCCAAGCTCAGATCATACGATACAACGTTCTGGCCCCCCAACTTGGTCCAATGGTCAACACGGGAAACTAAGTGACCATGTATCTTTTAACAGGATTGTGATGGAGCTGTTAGGTTCTCCTCTGGATCCGTTATAGGCTCTAAatcaatgtaaataataatcctGCTCCTTACCTTTGTCATTCCGGGGAGATCTACGAGGGTTAAATTCACAACGTGGGGAGAGAAAATCTTCAGGTGAATCGGTTCTGAGCTAATACCCTggagacagaaagaaagaaCGTAAAATAATCCAGAAACCACTCAGAAATGTAGCAGCGACCGACGACTCATTAGCAATGCAagctttttgccaaaaaaacgtaaaattcacaaaaacacTTTACTCCGGTCCTTTAATTTCGGCTTTTTTGcgaatattttactaataacGTTAGCCTAATTACCCTTGTAGGATgatgtatctatttattttgaaaaataatgatttctaTTGTGATCGAGCCTCCTGTCACGTCCGACTAATGAAAACGTAAGTGAATGCGCTGCGCTTGGGGAACGAGCAGATGAGGCTAATGGGAAGTAAttagaaaatagattttttttggtgcAATTAAATTCTATTACTTCTTGGAAAAGGAATGATTTTCCAGCGTGTGCACAGAGCAACAGGAGCCGGTTTATCGCATTAACTCTGTGCCAGAACAGGAAGTCTGAGAATCATACGTTCAacgtcataaaaaaataaaataaatattaaaaaaaaaaaaaaagacaaaaaatgaattattgaaGATAAAATAGGCACTGCACCAAAAAGCTACTTTTGTGAGGACCGACTgctattaaccctttggaaTACGCAGCACTGACACTATGGGCACGGATAAAGGGACAGTTAAATGTCCCTGGCAGTCCTTCCAAATAGGAATGTATGTTAAAAGTACGCAAACAGAAAAACCCTACCCAAGATAgaaactgcagccctgcagctgccccCCTATTCCACAGGAGTGTTTTCTGCGCATGAGGGTCTGAATTCTATAGAATCCCCCCCATGCACTTGCAAAAGGGGCAACATGAAAATCTAAAGGGACTTCTCAGTTATCACATGCATTACAGCGCATctgatggctggagcgtcccttttaAAGCCCAGAGAATTGTAGCAGACCGAGAATCCAATACCTACAACCTAGAAGCCTGTACTGGataattaacccttttgttGTCAGGCGCCCACTTACCGcgtgagttaaaaaaaacctggtaAGTAAAGACGGTTATAGACACTTAAAGGGCTTATCAAACcttcaaagaaaaatacactTTCCATATAATTTTCCTCTTAGTCCGCTCTTACTTTATTATTGCCAGAAATCCTTTCCGTTTCATTTTCAATTTCTTGCCGGATTTCGTCAAAGTCCGTGTATATCTGCAGGAAAAAACACAAGAGGTCAGATTCAAGACACGAGTCCTGGGGGAGCAGGGAAAACCGTGATGTCACATCATGACATCATTACCGGAATAAATGCAGTATTTATTGTAGTATTCCTCGTCTGCAACAAAATTAGATTGGCAGTTCTGGTGATGAACAGgttaacattacaaaaaaatacattaaaaaaaaggggaagaaaAGAAACGTCTTACCTTATTCTTTGTGTGAAGGAATTTCCCCCATTCTTCAGCATCGACTCCTAAAACGAAGAAAGACTGCGGGTTACACAGAGGTAGCGGGGATGGTGGTCACCTTAGTCATGTGCCGTTTAAAGGCAACGTAATGGATTCTCTTCCGTATGGCACCTGGGCCTTAACTAGTCAatagtttgctttttttaatcccGTTTTAATAACATACGGGTCGCGCATCAAACCCGTAAACactttcttctctcctctcgTCCTTACAAAGAATCTCAAAGCTTTGCAGCCGGGAGAAGTACACGGAGGCCGATCCGCCACCCAGCACCTCAGAATCGGTTTACGGATTCCTAAGCGGTGTCGTTACACGCGACGTCCAATTTAGATGTTCCAACAGCAATTTGCTTATGATAATTGACAGAGGCGCGTATGACTCGGTGTGTTCAATGGCAGACGCCTCCGGCATTTCTCCTCTTCGTCTGAGTCATGCAGGGGCCGAGATGGAGGAGCCTAAATACAACCGGGCACCAGCATCTCGGGCCATATGCGTTCTTCTGGCAACTATTAAAGTTATGGCCCCCTAATTAGAGAGCCCACGTAATAAGACACCCCGGTTAATAAGATGTGTTATTGGCATGAtccgtatttatttatttttccccaaaaaaacattaaaactctGTTTATGGAGATTTTGAAGATACTAACGATTAACGGATGACAGTTTTGAAAGCTATTGGCATTGGGACAAAATGGGCATTTTAAGGGAAACagatagtatttttatttagcgtattttttttttttttttattcgtttatttaactatttcttTCACAGATTTGCTGGCAAGGGACGCGCCGGTCACTCGGAGGGGGTAACCGGAAAGCTATACGTAGCTCGCAAGTTGTTTTTTGcaagcttttaaaatatataaaaaaatataaatatatatatatatatattgtttttaaaaagaaaaagaaagaaaatgaaagatgCACGCGTATCCACGGCTACACCTTGAAAAAGAAAGACACGTAGAGCGTAGTGAGCCATGCAAAAGCGGGTGGAAAAGAACAGAGGGAGACAGAGTACAAacggaaatatataaaaaaaaacaaaaaaacaacaacagtaAAATAAACCTGCAAAGTAAATCAATTTAACCGTTTCACAAGGAACTTAGAACGAGATAAAGCGGATGCCCCCGGAGTGGAAGGACAGCCCGGCAGGGAACGTCTCGAAAGCACATGcgggtggtaaaaaaaaaataaaacaattatgggGTAACAGGAAGTCTGAGACCTTTGGAAAGGTGCCTTGGATTTTTCCAGGAATCAGGGTCTGGAATTAAGAGAGAAACagcagaaagagagaaaaagagagaaagagaaagaaaaaaagagagagagaaacagcagaaagagagagatagagagaaagaaaaagagagagagagaaagatgtTGTTAGTAGTTGAGAGGGGAGCGGACACACAGACTGTTAGCGAGACGTGAAAACGTCCGACTGGTGGAGAAAAATAGGAAACTTTCTTCCCGATGACGGCATCGATATGTGTGAACTTTCCAATAACAGGTATTTTTggtgaaaagtttaaaaatgggTCTTATCGCCACAGCAACCACTGAAATGGTCTCAATAAGCAGGAGCCCCCATGGCTGTGTGTTGGCAAGACCACCTTCCAAACCATGCCCCAGAATCATTGTGTGTATAACCCCCCCCTCGGTGAGACGGGGGTCCCGGGTAACGCGTACAGAACGGGCAAACATCTCCGTTTTAGCAGAATCCTGATAAAAGTTTGCTTTGTGAATACGTGAGAAAACAGCCCAATCCGTTACCGTTCTCATCCCCGGAGGTTTTGCGGCGGTCGTCGGGGGAAACGTGCACCAGCTGCAGGATCAGGGGTCTCCGGGTCACAATCCCAGTTCCTCGGGGGAGGAGATCTTTGCCCACCAGGCTCTCGAGCACAGAGCTCTTCCCGCTGCTCTAAAATGCGAGAAAACCACAAACAGGCGCATGAGCGAAACCTCGGCGTTCCACGCGGAATCCATCGCTGCGCTGCGGG includes the following:
- the DNM1L gene encoding dynamin-1-like protein isoform X2, which codes for MEALIPVINKLQDVFNTVGADLIQLPQIVVVGTQSSGKSSVLESLVGKDLLPRGTGIVTRRPLILQLVHVSPDDRRKTSGDENGVDAEEWGKFLHTKNKIYTDFDEIRQEIENETERISGNNKGISSEPIHLKIFSPHVVNLTLVDLPGMTKVPVGDQPKDIEVQIRELIYRYIGNPNSIILAVTAANTDMATSEALKIARESDPDGRRTLAVITKLDLMDAGTDAMDVLLGRVIPVKLGIIGVVNRSQLDINNKKTVADSIRDEHGFLQKKYPSLANRNGTKYLARTLNRLLMHHIRDCLPELKTRINVLAAQYQTLLNSYGEPVEDKSATLLQLITKFATEYCNTIEGTAKYIETSELCGGARICYIFHETFGRTLESVDPLGGLTTIDILTAIRNATGPRPALFVPEVSFELLVKRQVKRLEEPSLRCVELVHEEMQRIIQHCSNYSTQELLRFPKLHDAIVEVVTSLLRKRLPVTNEMVHNLVAIELAYINTKHPDFADACGVMNNNIEEQRRNKLARDFPAPPGPRDKPIKAPGPLAPAPPELSSAAAASETDAKAAPSGDNVPDSGTGNWRGMFKASKGEDPSQDEKNNPVALVPASPHRVHAVNLLDVPVPVARKLSAREQRDCEVIERLIKSYFLIVRKNIQDSVPKAVMHFLVNHVKDTLQSELVGQLYKSMLLEDLLTESEDMAQRRNEAADMLKALQRASQIIAEIRETHLW
- the DNM1L gene encoding dynamin-1-like protein isoform X4, whose product is MEALIPVINKLQDVFNTVGADLIQLPQIVVVGTQSSGKSSVLESLVGKDLLPRGTGIVTRRPLILQLVHVSPDDRRKTSGDENGVDAEEWGKFLHTKNKIYTDFDEIRQEIENETERISGNNKGISSEPIHLKIFSPHVVNLTLVDLPGMTKVPVGDQPKDIEVQIRELIYRYIGNPNSIILAVTAANTDMATSEALKIARESDPDGRRTLAVITKLDLMDAGTDAMDVLLGRVIPVKLGIIGVVNRSQLDINNKKTVADSIRDEHGFLQKKYPSLANRNGTKYLARTLNRLLMHHIRDCLPELKTRINVLAAQYQTLLNSYGEPVEDKSATLLQLITKFATEYCNTIEGTAKYIETSELCGGARICYIFHETFGRTLESVDPLGGLTTIDILTAIRNATGPRPALFVPEVSFELLVKRQVKRLEEPSLRCVELVHEEMQRIIQHCSNYSTQELLRFPKLHDAIVEVVTSLLRKRLPVTNEMVHNLVAIELAYINTKHPDFADACGVMNNNIEEQRRNKLARDFPAPPGPRDKAAPSGDNVPDSGTGNWRGMFKASKGEDPSQDEKNNPVALVPASPHRVHAVNLLDVPVPVARKLSAREQRDCEVIERLIKSYFLIVRKNIQDSVPKAVMHFLVNHVKDTLQSELVGQLYKSMLLEDLLTESEDMAQRRNEAADMLKALQRASQIIAEIRETHLW
- the DNM1L gene encoding dynamin-1-like protein isoform X5 codes for the protein MEALIPVINKLQDVFNTVGADLIQLPQIVVVGTQSSGKSSVLESLVGKDLLPRGTGIVTRRPLILQLVHVSPDDRRKTSGDENDPDSWKNPRHLSKGVDAEEWGKFLHTKNKIYTDFDEIRQEIENETERISGNNKGISSEPIHLKIFSPHVVNLTLVDLPGMTKVPVGDQPKDIEVQIRELIYRYIGNPNSIILAVTAANTDMATSEALKIARESDPDGRRTLAVITKLDLMDAGTDAMDVLLGRVIPVKLGIIGVVNRSQLDINNKKTVADSIRDEHGFLQKKYPSLANRNGTKYLARTLNRLLMHHIRDCLPELKTRINVLAAQYQTLLNSYGEPVEDKSATLLQLITKFATEYCNTIEGTAKYIETSELCGGARICYIFHETFGRTLESVDPLGGLTTIDILTAIRNATGPRPALFVPEVSFELLVKRQVKRLEEPSLRCVELVHEEMQRIIQHCSNYSTQELLRFPKLHDAIVEVVTSLLRKRLPVTNEMVHNLVAIELAYINTKHPDFADACGVMNNNIEEQRRNKLARDFPAPPGPRDKPVPVARKLSAREQRDCEVIERLIKSYFLIVRKNIQDSVPKAVMHFLVNHVKDTLQSELVGQLYKSMLLEDLLTESEDMAQRRNEAADMLKALQRASQIIAEIRETHLW
- the DNM1L gene encoding dynamin-1-like protein isoform X3, with translation MEALIPVINKLQDVFNTVGADLIQLPQIVVVGTQSSGKSSVLESLVGKDLLPRGTGIVTRRPLILQLVHVSPDDRRKTSGDENDPDSWKNPRHLSKGVDAEEWGKFLHTKNKIYTDFDEIRQEIENETERISGNNKGISSEPIHLKIFSPHVVNLTLVDLPGMTKVPVGDQPKDIEVQIRELIYRYIGNPNSIILAVTAANTDMATSEALKIARESDPDGRRTLAVITKLDLMDAGTDAMDVLLGRVIPVKLGIIGVVNRSQLDINNKKTVADSIRDEHGFLQKKYPSLANRNGTKYLARTLNRLLMHHIRDCLPELKTRINVLAAQYQTLLNSYGEPVEDKSATLLQLITKFATEYCNTIEGTAKYIETSELCGGARICYIFHETFGRTLESVDPLGGLTTIDILTAIRNATGPRPALFVPEVSFELLVKRQVKRLEEPSLRCVELVHEEMQRIIQHCSNYSTQELLRFPKLHDAIVEVVTSLLRKRLPVTNEMVHNLVAIELAYINTKHPDFADACGVMNNNIEEQRRNKLARDFPAPPGPRDKAAPSGDNVPDSGTGNWRGMFKASKGEDPSQDEKNNPVALVPASPHRVHAVNLLDVPVPVARKLSAREQRDCEVIERLIKSYFLIVRKNIQDSVPKAVMHFLVNHVKDTLQSELVGQLYKSMLLEDLLTESEDMAQRRNEAADMLKALQRASQIIAEIRETHLW
- the DNM1L gene encoding dynamin-1-like protein isoform X1: MEALIPVINKLQDVFNTVGADLIQLPQIVVVGTQSSGKSSVLESLVGKDLLPRGTGIVTRRPLILQLVHVSPDDRRKTSGDENDPDSWKNPRHLSKGVDAEEWGKFLHTKNKIYTDFDEIRQEIENETERISGNNKGISSEPIHLKIFSPHVVNLTLVDLPGMTKVPVGDQPKDIEVQIRELIYRYIGNPNSIILAVTAANTDMATSEALKIARESDPDGRRTLAVITKLDLMDAGTDAMDVLLGRVIPVKLGIIGVVNRSQLDINNKKTVADSIRDEHGFLQKKYPSLANRNGTKYLARTLNRLLMHHIRDCLPELKTRINVLAAQYQTLLNSYGEPVEDKSATLLQLITKFATEYCNTIEGTAKYIETSELCGGARICYIFHETFGRTLESVDPLGGLTTIDILTAIRNATGPRPALFVPEVSFELLVKRQVKRLEEPSLRCVELVHEEMQRIIQHCSNYSTQELLRFPKLHDAIVEVVTSLLRKRLPVTNEMVHNLVAIELAYINTKHPDFADACGVMNNNIEEQRRNKLARDFPAPPGPRDKPIKAPGPLAPAPPELSSAAAASETDAKAAPSGDNVPDSGTGNWRGMFKASKGEDPSQDEKNNPVALVPASPHRVHAVNLLDVPVPVARKLSAREQRDCEVIERLIKSYFLIVRKNIQDSVPKAVMHFLVNHVKDTLQSELVGQLYKSMLLEDLLTESEDMAQRRNEAADMLKALQRASQIIAEIRETHLW